The Devosia sp. YIM 151766 genome includes a region encoding these proteins:
- a CDS encoding 50S ribosomal protein L23 encodes MNKLAAYDIIRSPVVTEKSTMASEANQVVFDVAIDANKTEIKAAVEQLFSVKVKAVNTLVRKGKVKRFRGRTGVRNNVKKAVVTLIDGQSIDISTGL; translated from the coding sequence ATGAACAAGCTTGCCGCATACGACATCATCCGTAGCCCCGTCGTGACGGAAAAGTCGACCATGGCTTCGGAAGCCAATCAGGTCGTCTTCGATGTTGCCATCGACGCCAACAAGACCGAGATCAAGGCCGCCGTCGAGCAGCTCTTCTCGGTCAAGGTCAAGGCCGTGAATACCCTGGTCCGCAAGGGCAAGGTGAAGCGCTTCCGTGGCCGCACCGGTGTTCGCAACAACGTCAAGAAGGCCGTTGTAACCCTGATCGACGGCCAGTCGATCGATATTTCGACCGGCCTTTAA
- the rplD gene encoding 50S ribosomal protein L4, producing the protein MELQVTTLDGKSAGKVELKEDLFGLEVRPDILHRMVRYQQLKAMAGTHDVKNRSEGALTGKKFVKQKGSGGARHGDRKAPQFRGGGRAFGPTPRSHAIDLPKKVRALALKHALSSKAKAGSLIVIDSVAQKEAKTAALRTAFGKLEWANALIIDGANVDQNFALAARNIPNIDVLPVQGINVVSILKRDKLVLTKAALEALEARFA; encoded by the coding sequence ATGGAACTCCAGGTAACCACTCTCGACGGCAAGTCTGCCGGCAAGGTTGAACTCAAGGAAGACCTGTTCGGTCTTGAGGTTCGCCCCGACATTCTGCACCGCATGGTTCGCTACCAGCAGCTCAAGGCCATGGCCGGCACGCATGACGTGAAGAACCGGTCGGAAGGCGCGCTCACGGGCAAGAAGTTCGTGAAGCAGAAGGGTTCGGGCGGCGCTCGTCACGGCGACCGCAAGGCGCCGCAGTTCCGTGGTGGCGGCCGTGCATTCGGCCCGACGCCGCGCAGCCATGCGATCGACCTTCCCAAGAAGGTCCGCGCTCTGGCGCTGAAGCATGCCCTGTCGTCCAAGGCCAAGGCGGGCTCGCTGATCGTCATCGACAGCGTTGCCCAGAAGGAAGCCAAGACGGCTGCTCTGCGGACCGCTTTCGGCAAGCTGGAATGGGCGAATGCCCTGATCATCGATGGCGCGAATGTCGACCAGAACTTCGCTCTGGCCGCCCGCAACATCCCTAATATCGACGTGCTGCCGGTGCAGGGGATCAACGTGGTGTCGATCCTGAAGCGTGACAAGCTCGTCCTCACCAAGGCAGCGCTCGAAGCGCTGGAAGCGAGGTTCGCATGA
- the rplC gene encoding 50S ribosomal protein L3 yields the protein MRSGLIAQKLGMTRIFAEDGSHVPVTVLSLQNCQVVGQRTVEKDGYVALQLGAGQAKPKNISKAERGQYAVAKVEPKRHVAEFRVDEANLIEVGATLKADHFADGQLVDVTGTSIGKGFAGGMKRWNFGGLRASHGVSVSHRSIGSTGQSQDPGRTFKNKKMPGHMGDRRITTQNVKVVKTDVERGLIMIQGSVPGAKGAWIMIKDAVKKPAPANVAFPGSFEAALAGEVK from the coding sequence ATGCGTTCTGGATTGATCGCACAGAAGCTGGGGATGACCCGCATCTTCGCAGAGGACGGCTCGCACGTCCCCGTGACGGTGCTGAGCCTGCAGAACTGTCAGGTGGTGGGCCAGCGTACCGTCGAGAAGGACGGCTATGTTGCGCTGCAGCTTGGCGCTGGCCAGGCCAAGCCGAAGAACATCTCCAAGGCCGAGCGTGGGCAATATGCCGTCGCCAAGGTCGAGCCCAAGCGTCACGTGGCCGAGTTCCGCGTCGATGAAGCCAACCTCATCGAGGTCGGCGCGACGCTCAAGGCCGACCATTTCGCCGATGGCCAGCTGGTCGACGTGACCGGCACCTCCATCGGTAAGGGTTTTGCCGGCGGCATGAAGCGCTGGAACTTCGGTGGTCTGCGTGCTTCGCACGGCGTGTCCGTGTCGCACCGCTCGATCGGCTCGACCGGTCAGAGCCAGGATCCGGGCCGCACCTTCAAGAACAAGAAGATGCCGGGCCATATGGGTGATCGTCGCATCACCACGCAGAACGTCAAGGTCGTCAAGACCGACGTGGAACGTGGTCTGATCATGATCCAGGGTTCGGTCCCGGGCGCCAAGGGCGCCTGGATCATGATCAAGGATGCCGTCAAGAAGCCGGCTCCCGCGAACGTTGCCTTTCCCGGCTCGTTCGAGGCCGCCCTTGCGGGAGAAGTGAAGTAA
- the rpsJ gene encoding 30S ribosomal protein S10, translating to MNGQNIRIRLKAFDHRVLDSSTREIVSTAKRTGAQVRGPIPLPTRIDKFTVNRSPHIDKKAREQFEIRTHKRLLDIVDPTPQTVDALMKLDLAAGVDVEIKL from the coding sequence ATGAACGGTCAGAATATTCGCATCCGCCTCAAGGCGTTTGACCATCGCGTGCTCGATAGCTCGACCCGCGAGATCGTCAGCACTGCCAAGCGTACGGGTGCGCAGGTGCGCGGGCCGATCCCGCTGCCGACCCGCATTGACAAGTTCACCGTCAACCGCTCGCCGCATATCGACAAGAAGGCTCGCGAGCAGTTCGAGATCCGGACCCACAAGCGTCTGCTGGACATTGTGGACCCGACTCCCCAGACGGTCGATGCACTGATGAAGCTCGATCTCGCCGCCGGCGTCGACGTCGAAATCAAGCTCTAA
- the tuf gene encoding elongation factor Tu has protein sequence MAKEKFSRTKPHCNIGTIGHVDHGKTSLTAAITKVLAEAGGATARGYDQIDNAPEEKARGITINTSHVEYETANRHYAHVDCPGHADYVKNMITGAAQMDGAILVVSAADGPMPQTREHILLARQVGVPALVVFLNKCDMVDDPELLELVELEVRELLSSYEFPGDDIPVIRGSALAALEDSNKELGHDAVLKLMEAVDAYIPQPERPIDLPFLMPIEDVFSISGRGTVVTGRVERGIVKVGEEVEIVGIKDTQKTTVTGVEMFRKLLDSGEAGDNIGALIRGVDRTQVERGQVLCKPGSVTPHTDFVAEAYILTKEEGGRHTPFFGNYRPQFYFRTTDVTGIVTLPEGTEMVMPGDNINMNVQLIVPIAMEEKLRFAIREGGRTVGAGVVAKILK, from the coding sequence ATGGCAAAGGAAAAGTTTTCCCGCACCAAGCCGCACTGCAATATCGGCACCATCGGTCACGTTGACCACGGCAAGACCTCGCTGACCGCAGCGATCACCAAGGTGCTGGCCGAGGCCGGCGGCGCGACCGCTCGCGGTTACGACCAGATCGACAACGCGCCTGAAGAAAAGGCCCGTGGCATCACCATCAACACCTCGCACGTCGAGTACGAGACGGCCAACCGTCACTATGCTCACGTCGACTGCCCGGGCCACGCCGACTATGTGAAGAACATGATCACCGGTGCCGCCCAGATGGACGGCGCGATCCTGGTCGTGTCCGCTGCCGACGGCCCGATGCCCCAGACCCGCGAGCATATCCTGCTTGCCCGTCAGGTTGGCGTGCCGGCCCTGGTGGTGTTCCTGAACAAGTGCGACATGGTCGACGATCCGGAACTGCTCGAGCTCGTTGAACTCGAAGTCCGTGAACTGCTCTCGTCCTATGAATTCCCGGGCGACGACATTCCGGTCATTCGCGGTTCGGCCCTTGCCGCCCTCGAAGACAGCAACAAGGAACTCGGCCACGACGCCGTTCTCAAGCTGATGGAAGCCGTTGACGCTTACATCCCGCAGCCGGAGCGTCCGATCGACCTGCCGTTCCTGATGCCGATCGAAGACGTGTTCTCGATCTCGGGTCGCGGCACCGTGGTGACCGGCCGTGTCGAGCGCGGTATCGTCAAGGTTGGCGAAGAAGTCGAAATCGTCGGCATCAAGGACACCCAGAAGACCACCGTTACCGGCGTCGAAATGTTCCGCAAGCTGCTCGATTCGGGTGAAGCTGGCGACAATATCGGTGCGCTGATCCGTGGTGTCGACCGCACCCAGGTGGAACGCGGCCAGGTGCTCTGCAAGCCCGGTTCCGTGACCCCGCACACCGACTTCGTTGCTGAGGCCTATATCCTCACCAAGGAAGAAGGCGGCCGTCACACTCCGTTCTTCGGCAATTACCGTCCGCAGTTCTACTTCCGCACCACCGACGTGACCGGCATCGTGACCCTGCCGGAAGGCACTGAGATGGTTATGCCGGGCGACAACATCAACATGAACGTTCAGCTCATCGTGCCGATCGCCATGGAAGAGAAGCTCCGCTTCGCTATTCGTGAAGGTGGCCGCACCGTCGGCGCCGGCGTCGTCGCGAAGATCCTGAAGTAA
- the fusA gene encoding elongation factor G translates to MARDIPINLYRNFGIMAHIDAGKTTTTERILYYTGKNHKMGETHDGSATMDWMAQEQERGITITSAATTTSWKSRDGVQHRFNIIDTPGHVDFTIEVERSLRVLDGAVALLDANAGVEPQTETVWRQANKYDVPRLIFVNKMDKVGADFYRCVEMIGTRLGAKGIPVQLPIGAETEFKGVVDLIEMKGMVWRNEELGAQWDVVEVPADLKEKAEKFREQLVEAAVEMDDAAMEAYLNGEVPNNDTIRRLLRKGVLETKFFLVFAGSAFKNKGVQPLLDGVIDYLPAPTDIPAIKGIDARTEEPIERHADDSEPLSMLAFKIANDPHMGSLTFCRIYSGHLESGVQLENTVKGKRERVGRMFQMHSNSREQITEAFAGDIVAIVGLKDTTTGDTLAPANSQVILERMIFPDPVIDISVEPKSKADQEKMGLALNRLAAEDPSFRVKTDEESGQTIISGMGELHLDILVDRMKREFKVEANIGQPQVAYRETITKKTEKDYTHKKQSGGSGQFARIKIIVEPGEAGKGLEFVNAIVGGSVPKEYIPGVSKGIESVMGAGPLIGFPVVDVKVTLVDGAYHDVDSSVLAFEIAGRAGFREALREAGPKILEPIMKVEVTTPDDYMGDVIGDLNSRRGQIQGTESRGVVQTVNAFVPLANMFGYVNSLRSMSQGRAQYTMTFDHYEQVPQAVADEVQAKYA, encoded by the coding sequence ATGGCTCGCGATATTCCGATCAATCTCTACCGCAATTTCGGCATCATGGCGCACATTGATGCCGGTAAGACCACTACGACCGAACGCATCCTCTACTATACCGGCAAGAACCATAAGATGGGCGAGACCCATGACGGTTCGGCCACCATGGACTGGATGGCGCAGGAGCAGGAACGCGGCATCACCATCACTTCGGCCGCGACCACCACGTCGTGGAAGTCGCGCGATGGCGTACAGCACCGCTTCAACATCATCGACACGCCCGGACACGTGGACTTCACCATCGAAGTCGAACGCTCGCTGCGCGTGCTGGACGGCGCCGTGGCTCTGCTCGATGCCAATGCCGGTGTGGAGCCGCAGACGGAAACCGTCTGGCGCCAGGCCAACAAGTATGATGTTCCGCGCCTGATCTTCGTCAACAAGATGGACAAGGTCGGTGCCGACTTCTACCGCTGCGTGGAAATGATCGGTACCCGCCTGGGTGCGAAGGGGATTCCGGTTCAGCTGCCGATCGGCGCCGAGACCGAATTCAAGGGCGTCGTCGATCTGATCGAAATGAAGGGGATGGTCTGGCGCAACGAGGAGCTCGGCGCGCAGTGGGATGTCGTCGAAGTCCCGGCCGACCTCAAGGAAAAGGCCGAGAAGTTCCGCGAGCAGCTGGTTGAAGCTGCCGTCGAAATGGACGACGCGGCCATGGAAGCCTACCTCAATGGTGAGGTTCCGAACAACGACACCATCCGTCGCCTGCTGCGCAAGGGCGTGCTGGAGACCAAGTTCTTCCTGGTCTTTGCCGGTTCGGCTTTCAAGAACAAGGGCGTTCAGCCCCTGCTCGACGGCGTTATCGACTATCTGCCGGCGCCCACCGACATTCCGGCGATCAAGGGTATCGACGCCAGGACCGAAGAGCCGATCGAGCGTCATGCCGACGACAGCGAGCCGCTCTCGATGCTGGCCTTCAAGATCGCCAACGACCCGCATATGGGCTCGCTGACCTTCTGCCGCATCTATTCGGGTCACCTCGAATCCGGCGTGCAGCTGGAGAACACCGTGAAGGGCAAGCGCGAGCGCGTTGGCCGCATGTTCCAGATGCATTCCAACAGCCGCGAGCAGATTACCGAGGCCTTTGCCGGCGATATCGTCGCCATCGTGGGCCTCAAGGACACGACGACCGGCGATACGCTGGCGCCGGCGAACTCGCAGGTCATCCTGGAGCGCATGATCTTCCCGGACCCGGTTATCGACATTTCCGTCGAGCCGAAGTCCAAGGCCGACCAGGAAAAGATGGGCCTCGCCCTCAATCGCCTGGCCGCCGAAGATCCGTCCTTCCGCGTCAAGACCGACGAGGAATCGGGTCAGACCATCATCTCGGGCATGGGCGAATTGCACCTCGACATTCTCGTCGACCGCATGAAGCGCGAGTTCAAGGTGGAGGCCAATATCGGTCAGCCGCAGGTGGCTTACCGTGAGACCATCACCAAGAAGACCGAGAAGGACTACACTCACAAGAAGCAGTCCGGCGGTTCGGGCCAGTTCGCCCGCATCAAGATCATCGTCGAGCCGGGTGAAGCCGGCAAGGGTCTGGAATTCGTCAACGCCATCGTTGGCGGCTCGGTGCCGAAGGAATATATCCCGGGCGTCAGCAAGGGTATCGAATCGGTGATGGGCGCAGGCCCGCTGATCGGCTTCCCGGTCGTGGACGTGAAGGTTACCCTCGTCGATGGTGCCTATCACGACGTGGACTCCTCGGTCCTGGCCTTCGAGATCGCCGGCCGTGCGGGCTTCCGCGAAGCCTTGCGCGAAGCCGGTCCGAAAATCCTCGAGCCGATCATGAAGGTTGAAGTTACGACGCCAGACGATTACATGGGCGACGTCATCGGCGACCTCAACTCGCGGCGTGGGCAAATCCAGGGCACTGAAAGCCGTGGTGTCGTCCAGACCGTGAATGCGTTCGTGCCGCTTGCAAACATGTTCGGCTATGTGAACTCGCTGCGCTCCATGAGCCAGGGTCGTGCTCAATACACGATGACGTTCGATCACTACGAGCAGGTTCCGCAGGCTGTCGCTGACGAAGTCCAGGCCAAATACGCCTAA
- the rpsG gene encoding 30S ribosomal protein S7, producing MSRRHRAEKRDVIPDPKFGDLVVSKFMNYLMQDGKKSAAESIVYGAFDIVEVKTKQDPIAVFHGALDNIRPAVEVRSRRVGGATYQVPVEVRTERQQALAIRWLIESARKRGENTMRERLSGELMDAMNGRGQAVKKREDTHRMADANRAFSHYRW from the coding sequence ATGTCCCGTCGCCACCGCGCAGAGAAGCGTGACGTTATTCCCGATCCCAAATTCGGTGATCTCGTCGTCTCCAAGTTCATGAATTACCTGATGCAGGACGGCAAGAAGTCGGCTGCCGAGTCGATCGTCTATGGCGCTTTCGACATCGTCGAGGTCAAGACCAAGCAGGACCCGATCGCCGTGTTCCATGGCGCGCTGGATAATATCCGTCCGGCCGTCGAAGTGCGTTCGCGCCGCGTCGGCGGTGCGACCTATCAGGTTCCGGTTGAAGTCCGCACCGAACGTCAGCAGGCCCTGGCCATCCGCTGGCTCATCGAATCCGCCCGCAAGCGCGGCGAGAACACCATGCGCGAGCGCCTTTCCGGCGAGCTCATGGATGCGATGAACGGCCGCGGTCAGGCCGTCAAGAAACGCGAAGATACGCACCGTATGGCTGACGCCAACCGTGCCTTCTCGCACTACCGCTGGTAG
- the rpsL gene encoding 30S ribosomal protein S12, which yields MPTINQLIRKPRASKPKRNKVPAMEANPQKRGVCSRVYTTTPKKPNSALRKVAKVRLTNQREVISYIPGEGHNLQEHSVVLIRGGRVRDLPGVRYHILRGVLDTQSVKDRKQRRSHYGAKRPK from the coding sequence ATGCCCACCATTAATCAGCTGATCCGCAAGCCACGCGCCAGCAAGCCAAAGCGGAACAAGGTTCCGGCCATGGAAGCCAACCCGCAAAAGCGCGGCGTCTGCTCCCGTGTGTACACGACGACCCCGAAGAAGCCGAACTCGGCTCTGCGCAAGGTGGCGAAGGTTCGCCTGACCAACCAGCGCGAAGTGATTTCGTATATCCCGGGTGAGGGCCACAACCTGCAGGAGCACTCCGTGGTGCTCATCCGTGGTGGCCGCGTACGCGACCTGCCGGGCGTTCGTTACCACATTTTGCGCGGCGTTCTCGATACGCAGAGCGTGAAGGACCGCAAGCAGCGCCGTTCGCACTATGGCGCGAAGCGTCCTAAGTAA
- the rpoC gene encoding DNA-directed RNA polymerase subunit beta': MNHHSHVMDPFNPAIPVQTFDQMKISIASPEKILSWSYGEIKKPETINYRTFKPERDGLFCARIFGPVKDYECLCGKYKRMKFKGVICEKCGVEVTLSRVRRERMGHIELAAPVAHIWFLKSLPSRIALLLDMTLKDIERILYFENYVVLDAGLTPFTTNELLTEEQYLDAQDEYGADTFTAKIGAEAIRDLLIGLDLEKIAADLRVEIAEATTELKPKKLAKRLKIVEQFIVSGNKPEWMIMTVIPVIPPELRPLVPLDGGRFATSDLNDLYRRVINRNNRLKRLIELRAPDIIIRNEKRMLQEAVDALFDNGRRGRTITGANKRPLKSLSDMLKGKQGRFRQNLLGKRVDYSGRSVITVGPNLKLHQCGLPKKMALELFKPFIYSRLEAKGFSSTVKQAKKLVEKEKPEVWDILDEVIREHPVLLNRAPTLHRLGIQAFEPILIEGKAIRLHPLVCSAFNADFDGDQMAVHVPLSLEAQLEARVLMMSTNNILHPANGQPIIVPSQDIVLGLYYLSLMSDNEPGEGMAFGSYAELEHALDNKVVTLHSKIKARVAAWDENGQRTTEIVETTPGRMLIGQILPESAAVPFATANQLMTKKMISKMIDTVYRGCGQKETVIFCDRVMQLGFQNACDAGISFGKDDMVIPASKYTIVEETRKLVEEFEQQYNDGLITQGEKYNKVVDAWAKCGDRVAEEMMEAIRTVQIDEESGRQKPINSVYMMSHSGARGSPAQMKQLAGMRGLMAKPDGSIIETPITANFKEGLNVLEYFNSTHGARKGLADTALKTANSGYLTRRLVDVAQDAIIVEVDCGTERGLTMEPIVDAGQVVASIGQRVLGRTTADDVFHPLTGDLIAPKGTLLEEKHVDVIEEARIQSIRIRSPLTCDLRQGCCASCYGRDLARGTPVNIGEAVGVIAAQSIGEPGTQLTMRTFHIGGTAQVVDSSFLEAGAEGKIEVRNPNLATTEGGKQVVMARNVALVIVDSEGKERATHKVTYGSKLLVKEGDSVRRGQRLAEWDPYTRPILAEVEGEVVFEDLVDGASVAENTDEATGFTKRVVIDWRGNQRGDGLKPALAIARGGDIAKVERGGDARYLLSVDAVIAVEPGEKVAPGDVLARIPLESAKTKDITGGLPRVAELFEARRPKDHAIIAEIDGTIRFGRDYKNKRRIVIEPNEDGASPVEYLIPKGKPFHLQEGDTIEKGEYILDGNPAPHDILAIKGVEELARYLVNEIQEVYRLQGVLINDKHIEVIVRQMLQKVEIVDPGESGLLKDEQLDKLDFDELNDTLVADGKKPATANPVLLGITKASLQTRSFVSAASFQETTRVLTEAAVSGKADLLEGLKENVIVGRLIPAGTGAGQSKAKQIAAKRDDLILDERRRQAETAAIAAPAAE, from the coding sequence ATGAATCACCATTCCCACGTCATGGACCCGTTCAACCCGGCCATTCCCGTGCAGACTTTCGATCAGATGAAAATCTCGATCGCGTCGCCGGAAAAAATCCTTTCCTGGTCCTATGGCGAGATCAAGAAGCCCGAGACCATCAATTACCGCACGTTCAAGCCCGAGCGTGACGGACTGTTCTGCGCGCGCATCTTTGGTCCCGTAAAGGACTATGAATGCCTGTGCGGCAAGTACAAGCGCATGAAGTTCAAGGGCGTCATCTGCGAAAAGTGCGGTGTGGAAGTCACCCTGAGCCGCGTTCGCCGCGAGCGCATGGGCCATATCGAACTGGCCGCTCCGGTCGCCCATATCTGGTTCCTGAAGTCGCTGCCGAGCCGCATTGCCCTGCTGCTCGACATGACGCTGAAGGATATCGAACGCATTCTCTACTTCGAGAACTACGTGGTCCTCGATGCCGGCCTGACGCCGTTCACCACGAACGAGCTGCTGACCGAAGAGCAATATCTGGATGCCCAGGACGAATACGGCGCTGACACCTTCACCGCCAAGATCGGCGCCGAGGCCATCCGCGACCTGCTGATCGGCCTCGATCTGGAAAAGATCGCCGCCGACCTACGGGTGGAAATCGCCGAGGCGACCACCGAGCTGAAGCCGAAGAAGCTGGCCAAGCGCCTCAAGATCGTCGAGCAGTTCATCGTTTCGGGCAACAAGCCCGAATGGATGATCATGACCGTGATTCCGGTCATTCCGCCCGAGCTGCGCCCGCTGGTGCCGCTGGATGGCGGGCGCTTTGCGACCTCCGACCTCAACGATCTCTATCGCCGCGTCATCAACCGCAACAACCGGTTGAAGCGCCTGATCGAGCTGCGGGCGCCGGATATCATCATCCGCAACGAAAAGCGCATGTTGCAGGAAGCTGTGGACGCGCTGTTCGACAATGGCCGCCGTGGCCGCACCATTACCGGTGCCAACAAGCGTCCGCTGAAGTCGCTGTCCGACATGCTCAAGGGCAAGCAGGGCCGCTTCCGCCAGAACCTGCTGGGCAAGCGCGTCGACTATTCGGGTCGCTCGGTCATCACCGTGGGTCCGAACCTGAAGCTGCATCAGTGTGGCCTGCCCAAGAAGATGGCGCTCGAACTGTTCAAGCCGTTCATCTATTCGCGCCTTGAGGCCAAGGGTTTCTCCTCGACCGTCAAGCAGGCGAAAAAGCTGGTCGAAAAGGAAAAGCCCGAGGTCTGGGATATCCTGGACGAGGTGATCCGCGAGCACCCGGTGCTGCTGAACCGCGCGCCGACGCTGCACCGTCTCGGCATCCAGGCCTTCGAGCCGATCCTGATCGAGGGCAAGGCCATCCGTCTGCACCCGCTCGTCTGCTCGGCATTCAACGCCGACTTCGACGGCGACCAGATGGCCGTGCACGTTCCGCTGTCGCTCGAAGCGCAGCTGGAAGCGCGCGTTCTGATGATGTCGACCAACAACATCCTGCATCCGGCCAATGGCCAGCCGATCATCGTGCCGTCGCAGGATATCGTGCTGGGGCTCTATTACCTGTCGCTGATGAGCGACAATGAGCCGGGTGAAGGCATGGCGTTCGGTTCTTATGCCGAACTCGAACATGCGCTGGACAACAAGGTCGTCACCCTCCACAGCAAGATCAAGGCTCGCGTGGCAGCCTGGGACGAGAACGGTCAGCGGACCACCGAGATCGTGGAAACGACCCCGGGCCGCATGCTGATCGGGCAGATCCTGCCCGAGAGCGCGGCCGTGCCGTTCGCGACCGCGAACCAGCTGATGACCAAGAAGATGATCTCCAAGATGATCGACACCGTTTATCGCGGTTGCGGCCAGAAGGAGACGGTCATTTTCTGCGACCGCGTCATGCAGCTCGGTTTCCAGAACGCCTGCGATGCCGGCATTTCGTTCGGCAAGGACGACATGGTCATCCCCGCGTCCAAGTACACGATCGTGGAAGAGACCCGTAAGCTGGTCGAGGAATTCGAGCAGCAGTACAATGACGGCCTGATCACTCAGGGCGAGAAGTACAACAAGGTCGTGGACGCCTGGGCCAAGTGCGGCGACCGGGTCGCCGAGGAAATGATGGAGGCGATCCGCACGGTGCAGATCGACGAGGAGAGCGGCCGTCAGAAGCCGATCAACTCCGTCTATATGATGAGCCATTCCGGTGCCCGCGGTTCGCCGGCCCAGATGAAGCAGCTTGCCGGCATGCGCGGCCTGATGGCCAAGCCGGACGGCTCGATCATCGAGACGCCGATCACCGCGAACTTCAAGGAAGGCCTCAACGTGCTGGAGTATTTCAACTCCACCCACGGCGCCCGCAAGGGTCTGGCCGATACTGCTCTGAAGACCGCCAATTCGGGTTACCTGACCCGTCGCCTGGTGGACGTGGCGCAGGACGCGATCATCGTCGAAGTGGATTGCGGCACCGAGCGTGGCCTCACCATGGAGCCGATCGTCGATGCCGGCCAGGTCGTGGCTTCCATCGGCCAGCGCGTGCTGGGCCGCACCACCGCCGACGATGTGTTCCATCCGCTGACCGGCGACCTGATCGCTCCCAAGGGCACCTTGCTCGAGGAGAAGCATGTCGACGTGATCGAAGAGGCTCGCATCCAGTCGATCCGCATTCGGTCGCCGCTGACCTGCGATCTGCGTCAGGGCTGCTGTGCATCGTGCTATGGCCGCGACCTGGCGCGCGGCACGCCGGTCAATATCGGTGAAGCTGTCGGCGTCATCGCCGCGCAGTCGATCGGTGAACCCGGCACCCAGCTCACCATGCGCACGTTCCATATCGGTGGCACGGCGCAGGTGGTCGATTCCTCGTTCCTCGAGGCCGGCGCCGAAGGCAAGATCGAGGTTCGCAATCCGAACCTGGCGACGACCGAAGGCGGCAAGCAGGTCGTCATGGCCCGTAACGTCGCCCTGGTCATCGTCGATAGCGAAGGCAAGGAGCGGGCGACCCACAAGGTCACCTATGGCTCCAAGCTGCTGGTGAAGGAGGGCGACAGCGTCCGCCGCGGCCAGCGCCTCGCCGAATGGGACCCCTATACCCGTCCGATCCTCGCCGAGGTCGAAGGCGAGGTGGTGTTCGAGGATCTGGTCGACGGCGCTTCCGTTGCGGAAAACACCGACGAGGCCACCGGCTTCACCAAGCGCGTGGTCATCGACTGGCGCGGCAACCAGCGTGGCGACGGGCTCAAGCCGGCGCTCGCCATCGCCCGCGGCGGCGACATCGCCAAGGTGGAACGCGGCGGCGACGCTCGCTACCTGCTCTCGGTGGATGCGGTTATCGCCGTCGAGCCGGGTGAAAAGGTCGCTCCGGGTGACGTTCTCGCGCGTATTCCGCTGGAAAGCGCCAAGACCAAGGACATCACCGGCGGTCTGCCGCGTGTGGCTGAATTGTTCGAGGCCCGCCGTCCGAAGGATCACGCCATCATCGCCGAGATCGATGGCACGATCCGTTTCGGTCGCGACTACAAGAACAAGCGCCGCATCGTCATCGAGCCGAATGAGGATGGTGCAAGCCCGGTCGAATACCTGATCCCGAAGGGCAAGCCGTTCCATCTCCAGGAAGGCGACACCATCGAGAAAGGCGAATACATCCTGGACGGCAATCCCGCTCCGCACGACATCCTTGCCATTAAGGGCGTCGAGGAACTGGCGCGCTATCTCGTCAACGAGATCCAGGAAGTCTATCGCCTGCAGGGCGTGCTGATTAACGACAAGCACATCGAGGTGATCGTCCGGCAGATGCTGCAAAAGGTCGAAATCGTCGATCCGGGCGAATCCGGCCTGCTCAAGGACGAGCAGCTCGACAAGCTCGACTTCGACGAGCTCAATGACACCCTGGTGGCTGACGGCAAGAAGCCGGCAACCGCCAATCCGGTGCTGCTCGGCATCACCAAGGCGTCGCTGCAGACCCGTTCCTTCGTGTCCGCCGCCTCGTTCCAGGAAACCACAAGGGTGCTCACCGAGGCTGCCGTCTCCGGCAAGGCCGACCTTCTGGAAGGTCTCAAGGAGAACGTCATTGTCGGCCGCCTGATTCCGGCCGGTACCGGCGCCGGCCAGTCCAAGGCCAAGCAGATCGCTGCCAAGCGCGACGATCTGATCCTGGACGAGCGCCGCCGCCAGGCCGAAACCGCCGCCATTGCGGCGCCGGCGGCCGAATAA